A single Manduca sexta isolate Smith_Timp_Sample1 chromosome 11, JHU_Msex_v1.0, whole genome shotgun sequence DNA region contains:
- the LOC115442172 gene encoding general odorant-binding protein lush isoform X1 encodes MKLNCRVLNVNYRLLCYNCLYIFGILRYKSTDISFFSLLFDRYMCSFKTYFTVLKFKQRNMRAVLILLIFAFLDNSNAMTRAQVKKTMTVMKNQCMPKTGVTEDKVGKIEQGVFIAEHNVMCYIACVYKTIQVMKNDRLDKDLIWKQVDILYPPEMRGPTKKAISQCLPLQDQYSDTCEGVFHSTKCLYETDPANFIFP; translated from the exons ATGAAACTAAATTGTAGAGTCTTAAACGTTAACTATCGTCTATTGTGTTATAATTGCCTTTATATTTTCGGCATTTTAAGGTATAAAAGTACTGATATTTCGTTTTTCAGTTTGCTATTTGACCGTTATATGTGTTCGTTCAAAACCTATTTCACTGTACTAAAATTTAAGCAAAGAAATATGCGAGCAGtgttaatattactaatatttgcATTTCTCGATAATTCCAATGCG ATGACACGGGCTCAAGTAAAAAAGACAATGACTGTGATGAAAAACCAATGTATGCCTAAAACAGGAGTGACTGAAG ATAAAGTAGGAAAAATAGAACAAGGAGTGTTTATAGCTGAACACAACGTAATGTGCTATATTGCATGTGTTTATAAGACCATACAAGTG atgaAGAATGACCGACTAGATAAAGACTTAATTTGGAAACAAGTGGATATATTATACCCACCAGAAATGAGGGGGCCGACCAAAAAGGCGATTTCTCAGTGCCTACCGCTCC AGGACCAGTACAGTGATACCTGTGAAGGAGTGTTTCACTCTACAAAATGTTTGTACGAAACTGACCCGGCAAACTTTATTTTTCCATGA
- the LOC115442196 gene encoding uncharacterized protein LOC115442196, protein MNLKLYIINFATIFLISPVSVSSMTRQQLKNSGKLLKKTCMPKHDVTEDQVGGIEQGKFLENRNVMCYIACVYSMSQALRNNKIMYDNMVKQVDMMFPPEIKDAVKDSIENCRPVAKKYKDVCEAAFWTAKCMYDYNPANFVFPQQLSNMDRKDLCLLIIAFILADGVDSMSKQQLKNSGKMFKKQCMGKNKVTEDEIGEIDKGRFVEQQNVMCYIACIYQMSQVVKNNKLNYEASLKQIDIMYPPELKDTAKGALEACKDIAKKNKDLCEASYKTAKCMYEYSPKDFLFP, encoded by the exons atgaatttgaaactttacataattaattttgcgacgatttttttaatatcgccTGTTAGTGTATCATCG ATGACGCgacaacagctaaaaaattctGGAAAACTACTGAAGAAGACTTGCATGCCAAAACACGACGTAACAGAAG atCAAGTTGGTGGTATAGAGCAAGGCAAGTTTCTAGAAAACAGGAATGTCATGTGTTACATAGCCTGTGTGTACAGTATGAGCCAAGcg CTAAGAAACAATAAGATTATGTACGATAATATGGTAAAGCAAGTAGACATGATGTTTCCTCCAGAAATTAAAGATGCTGTCAAGGATTCTATTGAAAATTGTAGGCCAGTTG cCAAGAAATACAAGGATGTTTGTGAGGCAGCCTTTTGGACTGCCAAATGCATGTATGACTACAATCCGGCAAACTTTGTATTCCCA CAACAGTTAAGCAATATGGATAGAAAGGATCTGTGCTTGTTGATTATAGCGTTTATATTGGCAGATGGCGTGGATTCT ATGTCCAAGCAGCAATTAAAAAATTCTGGAAAAATGTTCAAGAAACAATGCATGGGAAAAAATAAAGTAACGGAAG ATGAAATAGGCGAAATAGATAAAGGGAGATTTGTAGAACAGCAAAATGTAATGTGTTATATTGCTTGTATCTACCAAATGAGCCAAGTG gtaaaaaataataaactaaactaCGAAGCTTCGTTAAAGCAAATCGACATCATGTATCCACCTGAGTTAAAGGACACGGCTAAAGGGGCCTTAGAGGCCTGCAAAGATATTG ctaaaaaaaataaagatttatgcGAGGCATCATATAAGACGGCAAAATGCATGTACGAATACAGTCCCAAAGATTTTCTCTTCCcttga
- the LOC115442178 gene encoding uncharacterized protein LOC115442178 gives MWKISYFLFVFGVAANLKHAYAVTEEERLMLDSLMKPKVLACVEEFGLKDFSIEDIRKDHEIDPCLLQCFLKKAEVFVDGMINLEKADETLREVINDEDEVEQIMEKGKECADEANGSDVSGDDEDCARVAIFHSCLREKNGLFMATS, from the exons atgtGGAAGatcagttattttttatttgtcttcgGAGTGGCAGCCAATTTGAAACATGCTTAC GCTGTGACTGAGGAAGAAAGGCTCATGTTGGACAGCCTTATGAAACCGAAAGTTCTAGCGTGCGTCGAAGAGTTTGGACTTAAGGACTTCAGTATAGAGGACATAAGGAAAGACCATGAAATAGACCCTTGTTTATTGCAATGTTTCCTTAAAAAAGCTGAAGTG tttgtaGATGGAATGATAAATTTAGAAAAGGCCGATGAAACCTTGCGAGAAGTCATAAATGATGAAGATGAAGTTGAACAAATTATGGAGAAGGGAAAAGAGTGCGCTGACGAAG CAAATGGAAGCGATGTGAGTGGTGACGACGAGGACTGTGCAAGGGTCGCAATATTCCACAGTTGTCTAAGGGAGAAGAACggattg TTTATGGCGACTTCTTGA
- the LOC119189036 gene encoding uncharacterized protein LOC119189036: protein MPPKRHGKQDDSPAVDIDDEQQSNEPVMTITESMLQALVAGITRSQAEANRQLMQELFSNRDQFQTPSTPTPPPDSHAANGNFAKCTARFDGSTKNADVLEAFIDAIVVYKECTNVSDEHAVKGLPILLTGEAAIWWQGVKASVSSWEDALRRLRGSFGVPRPAHKIFRDIFASAQQNERADAFISKVRALLAKLPYEVPQQMCVDIVYGLLSRKIRKRVSRDDVNGLEQLVAKARLVEESLAEVSAYPSNSNVQESLPRTPDLPTTSHGIGSNSVVSRSVGPANVSVNPSKVTGTLINPPGTVAGNMGTDFSKSNDYKRSRPRCSYCKLFGHTVDECRKIKSSRSDVKTQLHCYGCGQLGVVRSKCPKCKNVQSGNNSEFQSVHVNEFKDAQPLVPVLIAGRQGIAMLDTGATHSIAGPMLHRIFVNAGVEFKRILLTFSLADGSQQIRTVHEYNTIVTLMGRDVPTTFVVLPEAETRTLLGRDFIRKAKILLDLPQNKWSFSDCTRRRYPFATHYELPACDEPTLMKMDVSKLMLREDEGTSLTEDQRTRLNELLINRADRFAKQGSPTDYALHRIKVDTRQEPIASPPYRMAPSKRELLERELQKLLDGDIIEECESPWAANVVLVTKKDGGVRLCVDYRKLNAVTEPDRYPLPRIEDVLHAAKNTSYMTTCDLRSGYYQIAVEPEDRDKTAFVTPLGTFRFKRMPMGLRNSGSTFQRLMDRFKASKELSNTCLLTYLDDVIILSESFPQHIQDLNAVFDRLETFNLRINREKSCFARESVKFLGHVIVP from the coding sequence ATGCCGCCTAAACGACACGGGAAACAGGACGACTCCCCAGCGGTGGACATAGATGATGAGCAGCAAAGTAATGAACCGGTAATGACAATTACTGAGAGTATGCTGCAAGCGCTTGTCGCCGGCATCACGCGCAGTCAAGCTGAAGCGAATCGACAGCTTATGCAGGAGCTCTTCTCGAACAGAGACCAGTTTCAGACACCGAGTACACCGACCCCTCCGCCGGACTCACACGCCGCGAACGGAAATTTCGCGAAGTGCACGGCGCGCTTCGACGGGTCGACGAAAAATGCGGATGTTCTTGAAGCATTCATAGACGCGATTGTGGTGTACAAAGAATGCACTAACGTGAGTGATGAACATGCGGTCAAGGGTCTGCCGATACTGCTGACGGGCGAGGCCGCTATATGGTGGCAAGGAGTTAAGGCGTCCGTATCATCGTGGGAGGATGCCCTGCGACGACTTCGAGGATCGTTCGGTGTGCCGCGACCCGCGCATAAAATTTTTAGAGACATTTTCGCGAGTGCGCAACAAAACGAACGTGCCGACGCGTTTATATCAAAAGTGCGTGCGTTATTGGCAAAACTGCCATACGAAGTGCCACAACAAATGTGTGTAGATATAGTGTATGGACTGTTAAGTAGGAAAATACGCAAAAGAGTGTCACGCGACGACGTGAACGGGCTCGAGCAGCTTGTCGCTAAGGCCAGGTTAGTCGAAGAATCGCTGGCGGAGGTAAGTGCTTATCCTTCCAATTCCAATGTCCAGGAATCCTTGCCACGTACCCCAGACCTTCCTACAACCTCGCATGGCATTGGTTCGAATAGTGTTGTAAGCCGGAGTGTCGGTCCCGCGAACGTGAGTGTTAACCCTTCAAAGGTCACAGGTACCCTAATTAACCCTCCAGGAACCGTTGCCGGTAATATGGGCACCGATTTTAGTAAAAGTAACGATTACAAACGCTCGCGACCTAGGTGtagttattgtaaattgtttggACACACCGTCGACGAGTGTCGGAAAATTAAGTCTAGCCGTTCAGACGTAAAAACACAGTTGCACTGCTACGGGTGTGGTCAACTGGGCGTAGTACGTTCAAAATGTCCTAAGTGTAAAAATGTGCAAAGTGGTAATAATTCGGAATTCCAGAGTGTACACGTAAACGAGTTTAAAGACGCGCAACCTTTGGTCCCGGTTCTCATTGCCGGCCGTCAAGGAATCGCGATGTTAGATACGGGAGCCACGCATTCGATCGCAGGTCCTATGTTGCATCGAATCTTTGTTAATGCAGGTGTCGAATTCAAGCGCATATTACTTACGTTTAGCCTTGCCGACGGTTCACAACAAATTCGTACCGTACACGAATATAACACTATTGTTACCTTGATGGGCCGCGACGTACCTACAACTTTTGTAGTGCTCCCCGAGGCGGAGACGCGTACCCTATTGGGAAGAGATTTTATAAGGAAGGCCAAGATTCTGTTGGATTTACCACAGAATAAGTGGAGTTTTAGTGATTGCACACGACGTCGATATCCATTTGCTACCCATTACGAATTACCCGCTTGCGATGAACCGACGTTGATGAAGATGGATGTGTCGAAACTTATGTTGAGAGAAGACGAGGGTACCAGCCTAACCGAGGATCAGAGGACCCGATTAAACGAGCTTCTTATAAACAGAGCCGATAGATTTGCGAAACAAGGGTCTCCGACGGACTACGCTTTGCACCGCATAAAAGTCGACACGCGGCAAGAACCGATCGCCTCACCCCCTTACCGGATGGCACCAAGCAAGAGAGAGCTCTTAGAACGAGAGTTGCAGAAACTTTTGGATGGCGATATTATAGAGGAGTGCGAATCCCCGTGGGCCGCAAATGTCGTACTGGTGACGAAGAAAGATGGTGGAGTTCGACTATGCGTCGACTATAGAAAATTAAACGCCGTGACGGAACCCGACCGTTACCCGCTTCCGCGAATAGAAGACGTGTTACACGCGGCTAAAAACACGAGCTATATGACTACGTGTGACCTGCGCTCTGGCTATTATCAAATAGCCGTGGAACCCGAAGACCGAGATAAGACTGCCTTTGTGACCCCATTGGGCACATTCAGGTTTAAGCGCATGCCGATGGGTCTGCGCAATTCAGGATCAACCTTCCAAAGGCTTATGGATCGATTCAAAGCCAGTAAGGAATTGTCCAACACGTGTCTTCTGACTTATTTAGATGACGTGATCATCCTTTCCGAGTCCTTCCCGCAGCACATCCAGGATCTGAATGCGGTATTCGATAGGCTCGAGACTTTTAACCTTCGGATAAATCGAGAGAAGAGTTGTTTCGCTCGCGAATCAGTTAAATTCCTAGGCCACGTGATTGTCCCGTGA
- the LOC115442273 gene encoding general odorant-binding protein 99a → VALQGITEKQRLHIREELIEIGTECILKNPITIEDVRSFRNKQFPNGANAGCFIACVFNKAGIFNDEGLVSKKTATEKATKVFDDETELKNYEQFIAVCDKVNEESVSDGQKGCERAKLAFQCLIQNSKQVFIPYNLLLGSR, encoded by the exons gttgCTTTACAGGGAATAACTGAAAAGCAAAGGCTTCATATACGAGAGGAATTAATTGAAATCGGCACAGAATGTATTCTAAAAAACCCTATTACGATAGAAGATGTTAGGtcttttagaaataaacaatttccCAACGGTGCAAACGCAGGATGCTTTATTGCTTGCGTATTTAATAAAGCAGgaatt TTTAATGACGAAGGGTTAGTGTCGAAAAAAACTGCAACAGAAAAAGCAACAAAAGTCTTCGATGACGAAACTGAATTAAAGAATTATGAACAATTTATTGCTGTGTGTGATaaag tTAACGAAGAAAGCGTAAGCGATGGGCAAAAAGGTTGCGAACGGGCGAAACTAGCATTCCAATGTCTCATTCAAAACTCCAAACAGGTATTTATACCATACAATTTATTGCTAGGCAGtagataa